CAGCTTGGACTTTTTCATCCCCGTTCGGGAAAATGGCTCGTCTTCACCGCACCATGCCCCTTCGCTCCGGATATCGCACCGACAGACGGCGAAATGCTCCCACCGGACGAGTAAGCCTCAAACTTCTTCTCACCCCTTGCTAAAGAAAATTGATTTGATTAGATAGGTCCATTACATCCTGCCACTTTTGTGAACCTTCCGGTTCCGGCGGCATTTCTCACCCGTTCCGGCGGGAATCATGATTTCATCGGAGTTCAGTCAAAACATGTCCTCGTCTGTTGAAGAACGCGTCCAGCGCATCCTGCGCGATTTTCTGTCCGGCGACATTCCGGAGTACATCCGGGACAGCGGCCAGTACCTGATCGCCGAAGGCGGTATCCAGAAGCTCGACATCCGCCGGGGCGGAGATTCCTGGAAAGTCGAAGCCCAGATTCAGGGAGACGATTTTCAGACCTATACTTCGGAGCTGGAGATCAGTCTGGATCAGGGCACGGCCAGTTCCAACTGCAACTGTCAGGATTCCTTTTCCGGCACGTGCCGCCATGTGGCCGCGACAGCTCTGGAGCTGTCCTCACGGCTGGATTCCGTAGTCAGTACACGCGAGGACGATCCCCAGCCCGTCAAAAGCGAATGGCGGCAGAACTTCCGTTCGTTCTTCTCCACCGCCCTGGATCCGGAGCCCGGCCAGCACTACCTGATTTTCCGCTTCATCGCCGAACCGGGCCGCCTGCTGGTGGAATTCTTCCGGGCCCGGCAGAACAAATCCGGCCTGTCCACCGTGCAGAATCCCGTGACTCTGGAACAGATCGTCCGCAACCCGGACTGGTGCGAAATTTCTCCGGAGCTGCCCAAGGTGGCCGAACAGATCGGCCAGTATCTGGACTACTACGGCCACCGGGTGGAGATCCCCTTCGGGCTCATGACCTGGTTCTTCTGGGCCATCAGAAACGAATACTATCTGTTCTGGGAGGAGACGGAACAGTCAGTGCGTATCGAAAGTACGCCCATCCGGCTGCAACTGCGCCCCAAATTCACCGAAGAGGGCCTGACCTTCGACATCATGCTCGGTCGGGACGGCAAGGTGCCCTTCTCCATCCTGAATCAGGACGTCTCTTTTTACGGCCAGCTCCCCCTCTGGGTCTGCCTGAAGCATTGCTTCTACCCCGTCCAGACGGGTCTTAGCCCCCATCTGATCCAGGAACTGGTCATGAGTCCGCCGGTCATTCCCCATGCGGACATTTCCGAATTTCTGGACCGGGTCTGGACCAGAATCCCGGCTTCGGATCTGCACGGTCAGGATGAATTTCTGGAACGCATGCAGCCCATTTTCGTGCCCGCCACCTACAATCCCAAGCTGTTCCTGAGCGAGGAAGGCAGTCTGCTCACCCTCGAAATCCAGAACATCTACGAAACCGAGCACGGCGACATCAGCCTTCCCGGCCCCAATCAGGATCTGCAGACCGGCAGCTATCATTTTGAAGGCAAGTCCTTTCTCATCCGCCGTGATCAGGAGGAAGAGGAGGCCCTGCTCACCACCCTCATGGACATGCGCTTCCAACTGCGCAGCAGTTCCATGTGGTTTCTGGAACCCGAAGAGGCCATCGCCTTCCTGCTGGATGCCTATCCCAAACTGGTGGAAGCCTACCGCGTATACGGCGAGAAGGACCTGACCCGGTACAAGGTCCGCCTGACTCCTCCCAACGTGGTGGCCTCGGTGGAAACCCAGGAAGAGGACAAGTGGTTCAATCTGGAGATCAATGTCGAATACGATGACATCTCCGTGCCCATCGACAAGATCTGGAAAGCCTGGACCCAGGGTAAACGTTACGTGCAGCTGAAGGACGGCACCTACACCAGCCTGCCGGAATCCTGGCTGGAAAAGCTCGGACACAAGCTCGCGGCTCTTGGACTCGACCTGGAAAAGCCGCCCAAGAAGCGTTTCGAGAACTTCGAAGCCCCGATTCTGGACAAGATTCTTGAGGACATTCCGGAAACCACTTCTGACGCCTTCTGGAATGTCTTGCGGGAAAAGCTCCACGACTTCACGGAGATAAAGCAGGTCCAGGCTCCGAAAGGGCTGAACGCCACCCTGCGGCCCTACCAGATTCAGGGCGTCAGCTACATGAACTTCCTGCACGAATACC
Above is a window of Desulfomicrobium orale DSM 12838 DNA encoding:
- a CDS encoding DEAD/DEAH box helicase, whose protein sequence is MSSSVEERVQRILRDFLSGDIPEYIRDSGQYLIAEGGIQKLDIRRGGDSWKVEAQIQGDDFQTYTSELEISLDQGTASSNCNCQDSFSGTCRHVAATALELSSRLDSVVSTREDDPQPVKSEWRQNFRSFFSTALDPEPGQHYLIFRFIAEPGRLLVEFFRARQNKSGLSTVQNPVTLEQIVRNPDWCEISPELPKVAEQIGQYLDYYGHRVEIPFGLMTWFFWAIRNEYYLFWEETEQSVRIESTPIRLQLRPKFTEEGLTFDIMLGRDGKVPFSILNQDVSFYGQLPLWVCLKHCFYPVQTGLSPHLIQELVMSPPVIPHADISEFLDRVWTRIPASDLHGQDEFLERMQPIFVPATYNPKLFLSEEGSLLTLEIQNIYETEHGDISLPGPNQDLQTGSYHFEGKSFLIRRDQEEEEALLTTLMDMRFQLRSSSMWFLEPEEAIAFLLDAYPKLVEAYRVYGEKDLTRYKVRLTPPNVVASVETQEEDKWFNLEINVEYDDISVPIDKIWKAWTQGKRYVQLKDGTYTSLPESWLEKLGHKLAALGLDLEKPPKKRFENFEAPILDKILEDIPETTSDAFWNVLREKLHDFTEIKQVQAPKGLNATLRPYQIQGVSYMNFLHEYHFGGILADEMGLGKTIQTLTFLQYMKEKGHKGPNLIIVPTSVLPNWEREAQKFVPDMKRLVIYGSKRENLFKQIESSELIITTYALLRRDLDELLKFEFNAIILDEAQNIKNPNTITARSVRRMQARFRLCLSGTPIENTLLELWSLFEFLMPGFLGSQAAFQKGFVKPIKDGDDDSLGYLKARVKPFILRRTKNEVAKDLPPKVENIYYSALLEDQMELYTALAKKLKEQVLQDVDEKGIGQSQISILDALLKLRQICCHPRLLKLDMPGLNTNLSSGKFEAFKDLVTSIIDDGHKVLVFSQFVQMLHIIRNWLHMVEIPFCYLDGTSKDRFEQVDRFNNSPEIPIFLISLKAGGTGLNLTSADYVIHYDPWWNPAVEDQATDRTHRIGQTRQVFSYKMICENTVEEKILKLQESKKGIADSIIPGQSAWKSLTRSDLEMLFEV